In Lycium ferocissimum isolate CSIRO_LF1 unplaced genomic scaffold, AGI_CSIRO_Lferr_CH_V1 ctg5249, whole genome shotgun sequence, the following proteins share a genomic window:
- the LOC132044792 gene encoding thioredoxin H9-like, with protein MGISDTVRGLFSCIKSRSASDGDDSAHNVEFAGGNVCLITTKESWDQKLAEANKEGKVVIANFSASWCGPCRMIAPYYCELSEKYLSLMFLTVDVDELTEFSSSWDIKATPTFFFLKEGEQIDKLVGANKPELQKKITAIADAQGTCETQPQ; from the exons ATGGGGATCTCTGATACG GTACGTGGCCTTTTCTCCTGTATCAAGTCGCGCTCCGCAAGTGATGGTGATGATTCTGCCCATAACGTCGAGTTTGCTGGTGGAAACGTGTGCCTTATAACTACAAAAGAAAGCTGGGATCAGAAGTTGGCAGAAGCAAATAAAGAGGGGAAAGTT GTTATTGCGAATTTCAGTGCTTCGTGGTGTGGTCCATGTAGAATGATTGCTCCATACTACTGTGAGCTGTCTGAGAAATATCTTTCTCTGATGTTTCTAACAGTCGATGTTGATGAGCTTACG GAGTTTAGTTCATCCTGGGATATCAAAGCAACTCcaaccttctttttcctcaaggAAGGCGAACAGATTGACAAACTCGTAGGGGCCAATAAACCAGAGCTGCAAAAGAAGATAACCGCAATTGCAGACGCACAGGGAACATGCGAGACACAGCCGCAGTAA